The genomic window GCTTTGAATCTGTCCGCTGAATTCGGCCGGATCATCGACTATTTCGTCGCCGAATACCGTTCGGCCCGCACGCCGAATCCCTGCGTCGTCTGCAACAATTGGTTGAAGTTCGGCAAGCTGTTCGAGTATGCCGACAGTGTCGGAGCGGAGTTCGTGGCGACGGGGCATTATGCTCGCGTGGATGCTACGGCCGATGGCGTCGATTCGCCGGCCCTGCGACGCGGATTGGATGCGTCGAAAGATCAGTCGTATGTGCTCTTCGGCGTCGCTCGGCGGTTTCTGCCGCGGATGATGTTCCCAATCGGCAGCTACCGGAAGGAAGAGATTCGCCGGATTGCCAACGAGTTGGATCTGCGCGTCGCGGACAAGAAGGATAGCCAGGAGATCTGCTTCGTTTCGAGCGGCGATCATGCGGATTTCGTCCGCCGCCGCGCGGGAGACGAAGACACTTCGGGCGAGATTGTCACCACCGACGGCTCGGTCGTCGGCCGGCACGAGGGGATCGAAGGCTTCACGATCGGCCAGCGCAAGGGCCTGGGCGTGGCATTCGGCGAGCCGAGATATGTCGTGCGGATAGAGGCGGCGAGCCATCGGGTGGTTGTCGGCACGCGCGGCGAACTGGCGCGAGCCGCGTTTACCGCCGAGCGCGCGAACTGGTTCATCGACGAGCCGGCCGCGCCGCTGCGATGCTTAGCGCAGATTCGCTACAACAGCCGTGCGACGCCCGCCACGGTCGAGCCGCTTGGCGACGGTCGAATCCATTTGACGCTCGATGCGCCGCAGCATGGCGTCGCCCCCGGCCAGGCGGTCGTTTGTTACGACGGCGACCGCGTGCTGGGAGGAGGATGGATTGAGTG from Pirellulales bacterium includes these protein-coding regions:
- the mnmA gene encoding tRNA 2-thiouridine(34) synthase MnmA, producing the protein MSRVVLAMSGGVDSSVAAHLLRAAGHEVIGVFMRHGETVEAACATENRRGLSPFVERAPSPDGREQKGTVPLSAGGSRKVREPLPRLPVVSARADHKQGCCSASDAADARRVADLLDIPFYALNLSAEFGRIIDYFVAEYRSARTPNPCVVCNNWLKFGKLFEYADSVGAEFVATGHYARVDATADGVDSPALRRGLDASKDQSYVLFGVARRFLPRMMFPIGSYRKEEIRRIANELDLRVADKKDSQEICFVSSGDHADFVRRRAGDEDTSGEIVTTDGSVVGRHEGIEGFTIGQRKGLGVAFGEPRYVVRIEAASHRVVVGTRGELARAAFTAERANWFIDEPAAPLRCLAQIRYNSRATPATVEPLGDGRIHLTLDAPQHGVAPGQAVVCYDGDRVLGGGWIE